The Cellulomonas sp. S1-8 genome has a window encoding:
- a CDS encoding DEAD/DEAH box helicase produces MSTSLPSALPTTPDVHVDSFDDLGLTPELLQAVHRLGFTAPTAVQTATIPALLAGRDVVGVAQTGTGKTAAFGLPLLQLIDPDIAQVQVIVLTPTRELAMQVADAIQSFAVDMPGLQVVPVYGGSPYLPQQRALARGAQVVVGTPGRVIDHIERRTLRLADVRFLVLDEADEMLRMGFAEDVDKVLSGTPAGRQVALFSATMPTQIRRVADQHLVNPVSVAVTRQSSTVDSVRQTFAVVPYRHKTGALARVLAVSDADAAIVFVRTREAAEEVGNALVQRGISATHISGDVAQSDRERIVERLRSGALDVLVATDVAARGLDVERIGLVVNLDLPREPEAYVHRIGRTGRAGRTGEALTFVTPSERPRLRQIERTTRSPLVEVTIPTPAQVSAHKATALLARTGERMTAGRLDVVREAVREHLDANPGIDLVDLLTAVAALAVGDIGPLAEAEVEDLDDAVRRARETRSEEVRGGQVAGNRRRPITSGPSGRPRYRVAVGHRDGLQPGALVGALTGEGGLTGKDVGKIDIFGSFALVDIPDGLTAEVVDKLGRTRVAGRPLRIRLDTGPQATHPPHSPSHGASRGERVHRTHA; encoded by the coding sequence ATGAGCACCTCGCTGCCCTCTGCCCTGCCCACGACACCCGACGTCCACGTCGACAGCTTCGACGACCTCGGTCTGACCCCCGAGCTCCTCCAGGCCGTCCACCGCCTCGGGTTCACCGCCCCCACCGCCGTGCAGACGGCCACGATCCCCGCTCTGCTCGCCGGCCGGGACGTCGTCGGCGTCGCCCAGACCGGCACCGGCAAGACCGCGGCCTTCGGCCTGCCCCTGCTGCAGCTGATCGACCCCGACATCGCCCAGGTCCAGGTCATCGTCCTGACGCCGACCCGCGAGCTCGCGATGCAGGTCGCCGACGCGATCCAGTCGTTCGCGGTCGACATGCCGGGCCTGCAGGTCGTCCCGGTGTACGGCGGGTCGCCGTACCTGCCGCAGCAGCGCGCCCTCGCACGCGGCGCGCAGGTGGTCGTGGGGACGCCCGGCCGCGTCATCGACCACATCGAGCGCCGCACGCTGCGCCTGGCGGACGTCCGCTTCCTCGTCCTGGACGAGGCCGACGAGATGCTGCGGATGGGCTTCGCCGAGGACGTCGACAAGGTCCTGTCGGGCACGCCCGCCGGCCGCCAGGTCGCCCTGTTCTCCGCGACCATGCCGACGCAGATCCGGCGCGTTGCCGACCAGCACCTCGTCAACCCCGTCTCGGTCGCCGTCACCCGGCAGTCGTCGACGGTCGACTCCGTGCGCCAGACGTTCGCCGTCGTGCCCTACCGGCACAAGACGGGTGCGCTCGCGCGCGTGCTCGCGGTCAGCGACGCAGACGCCGCCATCGTGTTCGTGCGGACGCGCGAGGCCGCGGAGGAGGTCGGCAACGCACTCGTGCAGCGCGGCATCTCCGCCACGCACATCTCCGGGGACGTGGCGCAGTCCGACCGCGAGCGGATCGTCGAGCGGCTGCGCTCGGGCGCGCTCGACGTGCTCGTCGCGACCGACGTGGCCGCACGCGGCCTCGACGTCGAGCGCATCGGCCTCGTCGTGAACCTCGACCTGCCGCGCGAGCCCGAGGCCTACGTGCACCGCATCGGCCGCACCGGCCGCGCCGGACGCACCGGTGAGGCGCTGACGTTCGTCACGCCCAGCGAGCGTCCCCGGCTCCGCCAGATCGAGCGCACCACTCGCTCGCCGCTCGTCGAGGTCACCATCCCCACGCCGGCCCAGGTCAGCGCGCACAAGGCGACCGCACTGCTGGCCCGCACCGGCGAGCGGATGACGGCCGGCCGGCTCGACGTCGTCCGCGAGGCCGTCCGCGAGCACCTGGACGCCAACCCGGGGATCGACCTCGTCGACCTGCTCACCGCCGTCGCGGCGCTCGCGGTCGGCGACATCGGCCCGCTGGCCGAGGCCGAGGTCGAGGACCTCGACGACGCCGTGCGCCGGGCACGCGAGACGCGCTCGGAGGAGGTCCGCGGCGGGCAGGTGGCGGGCAACCGTCGCCGCCCCATCACCTCGGGCCCCAGCGGACGGCCGCGCTACCGCGTCGCCGTCGGCCACCGTGACGGTCTGCAGCCGGGCGCGCTCGTCGGCGCGCTGACGGGCGAGGGCGGCCTGACCGGCAAGGACGTCGGCAAGATCGACATCTTCGGCAGCTTCGCGCTCGTCGACATCCCCGACGGCCTGACGGCCGAGGTCGTCGACAAGCTGGGTCGGACGCGGGTCGCCGGTCGCCCCTTGCGTATCCGGCTCGACACCGGGCCGCAGGCCACGCACCCGCCGCACAGCCCGTCGCACGGCGCCTCGCGCGGCGAGCGCGTGCACCGCACGCACGCCTGA
- a CDS encoding substrate-binding domain-containing protein yields MVTVRRGVPATVRRTIGVLSPVVGGFYFGAVIAGVARAARGVGHRVVAVQTYPAGLDRERYPEESVLDTPVALGAVDGLVVIGKALSPERLAAVREWGVPVVLISEDPAHPDDPVVVPDNVGGVRAAVEHLIWHGHSAIGFLGNLGQRDMRERFAAYRTTLAEHGIDSDDSWWYEASDNQEQGGADAAARMLQAGTPTTAVIAATDRNAVGFQRALRSHGLVLPRDQAVVAFDHADSGARVSPRLSTVDAHFGRVGEHAVGLLLARMRGDDVSPGEHRVPSSLVVRESCGCTEITSPGGVDEDLSGSELLRRLAEAAFAGPAGSTVSRRAGPDAREAWWRAVEEPVDVAAERGISPAPAALGRLSDLTAALQPHPEALEQMVAVLRSVECRRVASLDESRAAHATAVRRAVTDVLLAVTKGCTRAMLARSGQLERTIVDQYEVDMDLLRGDGASPRALGWLPRGVRGHACLGLWVGTDRGPGDREMEIVGVHDTSGTLSRLVGVRTTASQFPPAALTRAGTVGSNELTFVVPVTFGGSDWGLLAIDGTVETRATQPRDRFNHWAALLAVALDQERLLGSLREQRKALEQAAARERALADTVRESEERYALASMAAHDGTWDWDVSAGAVYYSPRWKQTLGYAEDVIGDQPSEWLERVHPADRDELSAAIAAQLAGCGTPLELEHRVRTHSGDYRWMMCRAVTVLDDAGCPARLVGTLVDVTERKEAEIALQRDALHDPETGLVNRLLFLDRLGAALLRCRRSSSYDCAVALVRVVDPGAMMRDDADHAPDVHREVVRQLRRPLREGDTTARTSEDDFAILVDDVGAGGMPDRLTELLERLRREIGPRVAIGVLQSVRGMRDVNEVLREADIVLLRGQTRIDPRNAPVR; encoded by the coding sequence ATGGTGACGGTCCGACGCGGAGTTCCCGCCACGGTGCGTCGGACGATCGGCGTCCTGTCCCCGGTCGTCGGAGGCTTCTACTTCGGTGCGGTCATCGCCGGTGTGGCCCGCGCGGCCCGCGGCGTGGGGCACCGTGTGGTGGCCGTCCAGACCTACCCGGCGGGCCTCGACCGTGAGCGCTACCCGGAGGAGTCGGTCCTCGACACGCCCGTCGCCCTGGGTGCCGTCGACGGCCTCGTGGTCATCGGCAAGGCCCTGAGTCCCGAGCGTCTGGCGGCCGTCCGGGAGTGGGGCGTCCCGGTGGTGCTGATCAGCGAGGACCCGGCCCACCCGGACGACCCGGTCGTCGTCCCGGACAACGTCGGCGGCGTGCGCGCGGCCGTGGAACACCTCATCTGGCATGGTCACAGCGCCATCGGCTTCCTCGGCAACCTCGGGCAGCGCGACATGCGCGAGCGCTTCGCGGCGTACCGCACGACCCTCGCCGAGCACGGCATCGACTCGGACGACTCCTGGTGGTACGAGGCCTCGGACAACCAGGAGCAGGGTGGCGCCGACGCCGCGGCGCGCATGCTGCAGGCCGGCACCCCCACCACCGCCGTCATCGCCGCGACCGACCGCAACGCCGTCGGCTTCCAGCGCGCCCTGCGTTCGCACGGGCTCGTGCTGCCGCGTGACCAGGCGGTCGTCGCGTTCGACCACGCCGACTCCGGGGCGCGTGTCAGCCCCCGGCTGTCGACGGTCGACGCGCACTTCGGCCGCGTCGGGGAGCACGCCGTGGGTCTTCTTCTCGCCCGGATGCGCGGCGACGACGTCTCACCTGGTGAGCACCGGGTCCCGTCCTCGCTCGTCGTCCGCGAGTCCTGCGGGTGCACCGAGATCACGTCGCCGGGTGGCGTCGACGAGGACCTGAGCGGTTCGGAGCTGCTTCGCCGCCTCGCGGAGGCGGCGTTCGCGGGCCCCGCGGGCTCGACGGTGTCACGACGGGCCGGGCCCGACGCACGCGAGGCGTGGTGGCGTGCCGTCGAGGAGCCGGTGGACGTCGCCGCGGAGCGCGGCATCTCGCCCGCACCGGCGGCCCTCGGCCGGTTGTCCGACCTGACCGCGGCCCTGCAGCCGCATCCCGAGGCGCTCGAGCAGATGGTCGCGGTGCTGCGATCCGTCGAGTGCCGTCGCGTCGCCTCTCTCGACGAGAGCCGCGCCGCCCACGCGACCGCGGTCCGCCGGGCCGTCACCGACGTGCTGCTCGCGGTGACGAAGGGCTGCACGCGCGCGATGCTCGCGCGCAGCGGCCAGCTCGAGCGCACGATCGTCGACCAGTACGAGGTCGACATGGACCTGCTGCGGGGAGACGGTGCGAGCCCGCGGGCGCTCGGCTGGCTGCCGCGCGGCGTGCGCGGCCACGCGTGCCTGGGGCTGTGGGTCGGCACCGACCGCGGGCCCGGGGACCGCGAGATGGAGATCGTCGGCGTCCACGACACGAGCGGGACGCTGTCGCGGCTCGTGGGCGTACGCACCACCGCCAGCCAGTTCCCGCCCGCCGCCCTCACGCGCGCCGGGACCGTCGGGTCGAACGAGCTGACGTTCGTCGTCCCGGTGACGTTCGGCGGCAGCGACTGGGGGCTGCTCGCCATCGACGGGACCGTCGAGACGCGCGCGACGCAGCCGCGCGACCGCTTCAACCACTGGGCCGCGCTGCTGGCCGTCGCACTCGACCAGGAGCGGCTGCTGGGGTCGCTGCGCGAGCAGCGCAAGGCCCTCGAGCAGGCCGCCGCGCGCGAGCGCGCCCTGGCCGACACCGTGCGCGAGAGCGAGGAGCGGTACGCGCTGGCCTCGATGGCCGCGCACGACGGCACGTGGGACTGGGACGTGTCCGCGGGTGCGGTGTACTACTCGCCGCGGTGGAAGCAGACGCTCGGCTACGCCGAGGACGTCATCGGCGACCAGCCGTCGGAGTGGCTCGAGCGCGTCCACCCCGCCGACCGCGACGAGCTGTCGGCCGCGATCGCGGCCCAGCTCGCCGGGTGCGGCACGCCCCTGGAGCTCGAGCACCGGGTGCGCACGCATTCGGGCGACTACCGCTGGATGATGTGCCGGGCGGTGACCGTCCTGGACGACGCGGGCTGCCCCGCGCGGCTCGTCGGCACGCTCGTGGACGTCACCGAGCGCAAGGAGGCGGAGATCGCGCTGCAGCGCGACGCGCTGCACGACCCCGAGACGGGCCTGGTCAACCGGCTGCTGTTCCTTGACCGCCTCGGCGCCGCGCTGCTGCGCTGCCGTCGCTCGTCGTCGTACGACTGCGCGGTGGCGCTGGTCCGGGTCGTCGACCCCGGCGCGATGATGCGCGACGACGCCGACCACGCCCCGGACGTGCACCGGGAGGTCGTGCGCCAGCTCCGTCGTCCGCTGCGGGAGGGCGACACCACCGCGCGCACGAGCGAGGACGACTTCGCGATCCTCGTCGACGACGTCGGCGCCGGGGGTATGCCGGACCGGCTCACCGAGCTGCTCGAACGGCTGCGCCGCGAGATCGGGCCGCGGGTCGCGATCGGCGTGCTGCAGTCCGTGCGCGGCATGCGCGACGTCAACGAGGTGCTGCGGGAGGCGGACATCGTGCTGCTGCGCGGCCAGACCCGCATCGACCCGCGGAACGCACCCGTGCGCTGA